One window of Campylobacter avium LMG 24591 genomic DNA carries:
- the argS gene encoding arginine--tRNA ligase, whose translation MRNIVYQHIKSILKRDFVLESPRDRNLAHFATPLAFTLAKELKQSPHLIAQDLLLCFAEDSFFDKVECVNAYINFKLSPKFLNTLCTQALSNPSSFCKGEQKEQSIFLEYVSANPTGPLHIGHARGAVYGNTLYNLAKHLGYKIHSEYYVNDSGKQISLLGLSVLSRVKQLLGHDVEIPDECYKGEYIINLANEALLKFDKSFFVDENLDELALWAKDKMLDNIKNTLADAKIYIDNYMSERAIYKELDETLELLKQKGGAYEKDGKLFLASSLKGDEKDRVILREDKSATYLATDIAYHRHKMSSKYDVFINIWGADHHGYIARVKAAMNFLGFDDDKLEIILAQMVSLLKANKPYKMSKRAGNFILMQDVLDEIGSDALRFIFISKKCDTHLEFDVDEFKKEDSTNPVFYINYAYARIHQVFAKAQKETKDVINADISSLNEEALNLLFEALNLEAVLNDAFESRALQKISDYLKMLAGRFHKFYNENKVLGAENEDALLKLFAAVALSIKTALAIIGISAKDKM comes from the coding sequence TTTAATAGCACAAGACCTGCTGCTTTGTTTTGCTGAGGATAGTTTTTTTGATAAGGTAGAGTGCGTAAATGCTTATATAAATTTTAAACTTTCGCCTAAATTTTTAAACACTCTTTGCACTCAGGCTTTGAGCAATCCTTCCTCTTTTTGCAAGGGCGAGCAAAAAGAGCAAAGTATTTTTCTTGAGTATGTAAGTGCAAATCCTACAGGCCCGCTTCACATAGGGCACGCAAGAGGCGCTGTGTACGGCAATACTTTGTATAATCTAGCTAAGCATTTAGGATATAAAATTCACAGCGAATACTATGTAAATGACAGCGGCAAGCAAATATCCTTGCTAGGCTTGTCTGTTTTATCAAGAGTTAAGCAGCTTTTAGGGCATGATGTTGAAATTCCAGATGAGTGCTACAAGGGCGAGTACATTATAAACCTAGCAAATGAAGCACTTTTGAAATTTGATAAATCATTTTTTGTGGATGAGAATTTAGACGAACTTGCTTTGTGGGCCAAGGACAAAATGCTTGATAATATCAAAAACACCCTAGCTGATGCTAAGATATATATAGATAATTATATGAGTGAGAGAGCTATATATAAAGAACTTGATGAAACTCTTGAGCTTTTAAAACAAAAAGGTGGTGCGTACGAAAAAGACGGCAAGCTTTTTTTGGCCTCATCCTTAAAAGGCGATGAAAAGGATAGGGTGATTTTAAGGGAGGATAAGTCAGCTACTTATCTAGCTACTGATATAGCATATCATAGACATAAAATGTCATCTAAATACGATGTGTTCATAAACATTTGGGGCGCTGACCACCACGGATACATAGCAAGAGTAAAGGCTGCTATGAATTTCTTGGGCTTTGATGATGATAAATTAGAAATTATCCTAGCGCAAATGGTCTCACTGCTTAAGGCTAACAAACCTTACAAGATGAGCAAGAGAGCTGGAAATTTCATACTTATGCAAGATGTTTTAGATGAGATAGGTAGCGATGCCTTAAGATTTATTTTTATAAGCAAAAAATGCGACACGCACCTAGAATTTGATGTCGATGAATTTAAAAAAGAAGATAGCACAAATCCGGTTTTTTATATAAATTATGCTTATGCAAGAATTCATCAAGTCTTTGCAAAGGCGCAAAAAGAAACAAAAGATGTGATTAATGCTGATATTTCCTCCTTAAATGAGGAAGCTTTAAATTTGCTTTTTGAGGCCTTAAATTTAGAGGCAGTGCTAAATGACGCCTTTGAAAGTAGGGCTTTGCAAAAAATCAGCGATTATTTAAAAATGTTAGCAGGACGCTTTCATAAATTCTATAATGAAAATAAGGTTCTTGGTGCTGAAAATGAGGACGCTTTACTAAAGCTGTTCGCCGCGGTTGCGTTAAGCATAAAAACAGCACTTGCCATAATCGGCATAAGTGCTAAAGACAAGATGTAG
- a CDS encoding zf-TFIIB domain-containing protein produces MLCPVCNVDLVMSDRNGVEIDYCPKCRGVWLDRGELDKIIERNSAPKESFRDDRRYEEQRHYNDGYYKKKKRESWLGELFDF; encoded by the coding sequence ATGCTGTGTCCTGTTTGCAATGTAGACTTAGTTATGAGTGATAGAAACGGAGTTGAAATAGACTACTGCCCTAAATGCAGGGGTGTTTGGCTTGACAGGGGCGAGCTTGACAAGATAATAGAAAGAAATTCCGCCCCTAAAGAAAGCTTTAGAGATGATAGACGCTACGAGGAACAACGCCACTACAACGACGGATACTATAAAAAGAAAAAGAGGGAAAGTTGGCTTGGAGAACTTTTTGATTTCTAA
- a CDS encoding threonine/serine exporter family protein encodes MNVNLLLSDVFFAAITGFAFAYACNPPIRTLFFTAILAAIGHGFRFFLMEFANIQTLALATFLASFVVGCFGMLFAKLSKTPAEIIAFPALLPMIPGIYAYRAILYLFSFINSNDLALKTRYLVEFFDYFLITLSVTLALAVGVSITLIIFFEQSLMMTRHSSIFDRYKKYKRTHAAT; translated from the coding sequence ATGAATGTGAATTTACTGCTTAGTGATGTATTTTTTGCTGCTATAACGGGCTTTGCCTTTGCATACGCTTGCAATCCGCCCATTAGAACGCTATTTTTTACGGCTATTTTAGCTGCGATAGGTCATGGATTTAGATTTTTCTTAATGGAATTTGCAAACATACAAACTTTGGCTCTAGCAACATTTTTGGCCTCCTTTGTGGTCGGCTGCTTTGGGATGTTGTTTGCAAAGCTTTCAAAAACACCGGCCGAGATAATAGCCTTTCCGGCCTTGCTTCCCATGATACCGGGAATTTACGCTTATAGAGCTATTTTGTATCTTTTTTCCTTTATAAATAGTAATGATTTAGCTTTAAAAACTAGGTATTTGGTTGAATTTTTTGATTATTTTTTAATAACCTTATCTGTTACTTTGGCCCTTGCGGTTGGAGTTTCCATAACACTTATAATATTTTTTGAACAAAGCTTGATGATGACTAGACATAGCAGTATCTTTGACAGATACAAAAAATACAAAAGAACTCACGCAGCAACTTAA
- a CDS encoding threonine/serine ThrE exporter family protein, with product MQKPDIQEFSNFIIDYVSAMVSIGTYSSRINRCAIRIAQSYGYTLNLNFSFNRTIINIIDPDDYSSLRTYIVKNKFLLIDFTLISNLSALSWAIYDHIHDIKVAKRCFKKLISTKKRPMYSYVLIQSIGSAAFSRLFGGDFATLFLIFFSTLVGASLKMLGMKFNVGIRILYLCCSFISSYIAYIGVSLNLTNTPEVALGSSILYLIPGVFFINSVIDILKDYIQVGLSKIINIIILIICIALGLYLTLILSDFRLVQ from the coding sequence ATGCAAAAGCCAGATATTCAGGAATTCTCTAATTTTATAATCGACTATGTCTCAGCCATGGTTAGCATAGGCACTTATAGCTCAAGAATAAACAGATGTGCCATAAGGATAGCTCAAAGCTACGGATACACCCTAAATTTAAATTTCTCTTTTAACAGAACAATCATAAACATAATAGACCCTGATGATTACTCCAGCCTAAGAACCTACATAGTAAAGAATAAATTTTTGCTCATAGATTTTACCCTGATATCAAATTTAAGCGCTTTAAGCTGGGCTATATATGACCATATACACGATATAAAGGTTGCCAAGAGGTGTTTTAAAAAACTCATCAGCACAAAAAAAAGACCTATGTATTCTTATGTGCTTATACAAAGCATAGGCAGTGCAGCTTTTTCAAGGCTTTTTGGAGGTGATTTTGCCACCTTGTTTTTGATATTTTTTAGCACCTTAGTTGGGGCTAGTTTAAAAATGCTTGGCATGAAATTTAATGTCGGTATAAGAATTTTGTATCTGTGCTGTTCGTTCATTTCCTCTTATATAGCGTATATAGGGGTTAGTTTAAATTTAACAAACACTCCTGAAGTGGCACTTGGCTCTAGTATTTTGTATTTAATACCCGGAGTTTTCTTTATAAATTCAGTAATTGACATACTAAAGGACTATATACAAGTTGGCTTAAGCAAGATTATAAACATTATAATTTTAATCATTTGTATAGCTTTGGGGCTGTATCTTACGTTGATTTTATCAGATTTTAGGCTAGTGCAATGA
- a CDS encoding DedA family protein, which yields MQSFIDFILNLASDLGYVGIIILMTIESCFIPFPSEVVMIPAGYLAYKGEFNAYICILCGILGSVLGALINYYICFFWGRSFVIKYGKFFGITEEKFQKFEAFFNKHGEFSTFICRLLPGIRQYISMPAGLAKMKMFNFVFFTAAGSGIWVSILVYLGYFLGQNEELIKESLHQILIAIVIFALLATGIYIYINKKMKKNKTLH from the coding sequence ATGCAATCTTTTATAGACTTTATCTTAAATTTAGCAAGCGATCTAGGATACGTAGGAATTATAATCCTAATGACTATAGAAAGCTGCTTTATACCATTTCCTAGTGAGGTCGTGATGATACCTGCTGGATACTTAGCTTACAAGGGAGAATTTAACGCCTATATATGTATTTTGTGCGGGATACTAGGCTCTGTGCTTGGGGCTTTGATAAATTACTATATCTGCTTTTTTTGGGGCAGGTCCTTTGTGATTAAATACGGGAAATTTTTTGGCATAACAGAGGAAAAATTCCAAAAATTTGAGGCCTTTTTCAACAAGCACGGAGAATTTTCAACTTTTATTTGTAGATTGCTACCAGGCATAAGACAGTATATATCAATGCCAGCTGGACTTGCAAAGATGAAGATGTTTAACTTCGTATTTTTTACAGCAGCTGGAAGCGGAATTTGGGTTAGCATTTTGGTGTATTTGGGGTATTTTTTAGGACAAAATGAGGAGCTTATAAAAGAATCCTTACATCAAATTTTAATAGCCATTGTGATATTTGCATTGTTAGCAACCGGAATTTACATATATATAAACAAAAAAATGAAAAAAAACAAAACTTTACACTAA
- a CDS encoding peptidylprolyl isomerase — MLKQIDTSKAKDYKKAIIKTEKGDMTLELFADEAPQTVCNFANLAKEGFYKNLTFHRVIPNFVVQAGCPYGNGIGGPGYEIECECDNQENKHLRGTLSMAHAGRDTGGSQFFITHSPQPHLDGVHTVFGQIDEKDEKSLEVLDSIRAGDKILDIEIEEKN; from the coding sequence ATGCTAAAACAAATAGACACAAGCAAGGCCAAAGACTATAAAAAGGCTATCATAAAGACAGAAAAAGGCGATATGACTTTAGAGCTTTTTGCAGATGAGGCGCCTCAAACTGTGTGTAATTTTGCAAATTTAGCCAAAGAGGGTTTTTATAAAAATTTAACTTTTCACAGGGTTATTCCAAATTTCGTGGTTCAGGCTGGCTGTCCTTACGGAAATGGCATAGGAGGACCTGGCTATGAGATAGAATGCGAGTGTGATAATCAAGAAAACAAACACCTAAGAGGAACGCTTAGCATGGCTCACGCAGGTAGAGATACAGGCGGTTCGCAGTTTTTCATAACGCACAGCCCGCAACCTCATTTAGACGGAGTTCATACAGTTTTTGGACAAATTGATGAAAAAGACGAAAAAAGCCTAGAAGTTTTAGACTCTATAAGGGCTGGAGATAAAATTTTAGATATTGAGATAGAAGAGAAAAATTAA
- a CDS encoding YebC/PmpR family DNA-binding transcriptional regulator has protein sequence MGRAFEYRRASKEARWDKMSKLFPKLAKAIQAAAKEGGSDPLMNAKLRLAIATAKANNMPKDNIEAAIKRASGKDANDIKELRYEGKAAYGVLVIVECMSDNPTRTVANIKAIFNKNKAEFLQNGSLDFMFSRKAVFYLEKYEGDLEELELELIDYGLEELQNNDDGLLVIGDYTSFKELSDIIEQKNLSIKKAGLEYIANSPISLSEDEENEIEKLLEKLEDDDDVQSVYTNIE, from the coding sequence ATGGGAAGAGCTTTTGAGTACAGAAGAGCTTCAAAAGAAGCTAGATGGGATAAGATGAGCAAGTTATTTCCAAAACTTGCAAAAGCTATACAAGCAGCTGCTAAAGAGGGCGGGAGTGATCCTTTGATGAATGCTAAATTGCGTTTAGCCATAGCCACAGCAAAGGCAAATAATATGCCAAAGGACAACATAGAAGCTGCCATAAAAAGAGCTAGCGGCAAGGACGCGAACGACATAAAAGAGCTTCGCTATGAGGGCAAGGCAGCTTATGGCGTGCTTGTGATAGTTGAGTGCATGAGCGATAATCCAACAAGAACGGTTGCTAACATAAAGGCGATTTTTAATAAAAACAAGGCTGAATTCTTGCAAAACGGATCTCTTGATTTCATGTTTTCAAGAAAGGCTGTGTTTTACCTAGAAAAATACGAGGGCGATTTAGAGGAGCTTGAGCTTGAGCTTATAGACTATGGGCTTGAGGAGCTGCAAAACAATGATGATGGCTTGCTTGTAATAGGCGATTATACTTCATTTAAAGAACTAAGCGACATTATAGAACAAAAGAATTTGAGCATAAAAAAAGCCGGATTAGAATACATCGCAAATTCGCCGATAAGCTTAAGCGAAGACGAGGAAAATGAGATAGAAAAACTGCTTGAAAAGCTAGAAGATGACGATGATGTACAGTCTGTTTATACAAACATAGAATGA
- the acpS gene encoding holo-ACP synthase, whose protein sequence is MIGCDIVLISRIEKSYNKHKQLFLDKFLSKDEQKIITNASSLAGFFAAKEAALKALGVGISSEAGFLDVKISKDHKNKPLLDFSEKVNKNFGIKSSSLSISHDGGFAIAVVALECEKEGK, encoded by the coding sequence GTGATAGGCTGTGATATAGTTCTTATAAGTAGGATTGAAAAAAGCTATAACAAACACAAGCAGTTATTTTTAGATAAATTTTTAAGCAAGGATGAGCAAAAAATCATAACAAACGCCTCATCTTTGGCTGGTTTTTTTGCGGCCAAAGAAGCTGCTTTAAAGGCCTTAGGAGTTGGCATTAGCTCTGAAGCTGGTTTTTTAGATGTGAAAATTAGCAAGGACCATAAAAACAAACCTTTGCTTGATTTTAGCGAAAAGGTAAATAAAAATTTCGGTATCAAATCAAGTTCTCTTAGCATATCTCACGATGGCGGCTTTGCAATAGCGGTGGTTGCATTAGAATGTGAAAAGGAAGGCAAGTAA
- the fliL gene encoding flagellar basal body-associated protein FliL, with product MEEEAKTEEKKGSKISLVLIIVIVLFVLLLAIIGAIGYLVFSGPADEATPATEVSAQQSQSANKPKNTQNSANSRQRGSDFANIGPMFALEPFTVNLLSNSGSRYLKCSIQLEQNTELLQTELEKKTSIIRDIIIRTLTSKTYEEISTTRGKERLKDELVGRINEILNDGFIKDMYFTDFVVS from the coding sequence GTGGAAGAAGAAGCAAAAACGGAAGAAAAAAAAGGCTCAAAAATATCTTTAGTTCTTATCATTGTTATAGTTTTGTTCGTGCTTTTATTGGCCATAATAGGCGCTATAGGGTATTTGGTATTTTCTGGCCCTGCTGATGAGGCTACACCGGCTACTGAAGTTAGTGCTCAACAAAGTCAAAGTGCAAACAAGCCCAAGAATACGCAAAATTCAGCCAATAGCAGACAAAGAGGAAGTGATTTTGCAAATATAGGCCCTATGTTTGCCCTAGAACCATTCACTGTGAATTTATTAAGCAATAGCGGTTCAAGGTATCTAAAATGCAGCATTCAGCTTGAGCAAAACACTGAATTATTGCAAACAGAGTTAGAGAAAAAAACATCTATCATAAGAGATATAATCATAAGAACTCTAACCTCAAAAACTTACGAGGAGATAAGCACTACAAGAGGCAAGGAAAGACTTAAGGATGAGCTTGTGGGGCGTATAAATGAAATTCTAAACGACGGCTTTATTAAAGATATGTATTTTACGGACTTCGTTGTATCGTGA
- a CDS encoding phosphomannomutase/phosphoglucomutase — protein MLKTIFREYDIRGIYPTQLNEQVVKTIGYLLGLKMKQRACKNVSVGYDARLSNKTLFAYLSSGLNKAGIKVYHLGLVPTPLGYFSMYEGMKFDANIMITGSHNPKEYNGFKISINKESFFGKELLAFADEVLENLNLDIQDDTSCEDYDILSVYVDFMLKQFKHLKNLDLKFAIDCANGASFVVLKPLIEALNLKAKVLFAEPDGNFPNHEPDPTESKNLKPLQELLLKDKDMQIAFAFDGDADRIVVVGKNRAFHGDELCYVFASAIEKPRILADIRSSKNLFDEVSKFGTILMSKAGHSNIKKKMKEENIDLAAEVSGHIFFKHRYFGFDDGIYAFLRALELLQQGKDISAMIEALPKLYTLDEIKIKSDDNLKFELIEKFKTAIKNGALDEVKSLCEIDGLRIDFGCGWALFRASNTSPYVVTRFEADSKERVEEIKNKTMKIFEDIMK, from the coding sequence ATGTTAAAAACAATCTTTAGAGAATACGATATAAGGGGCATTTATCCTACGCAGTTAAACGAACAGGTGGTAAAAACCATAGGTTATTTGCTGGGTTTAAAGATGAAACAACGCGCTTGTAAAAATGTGAGCGTTGGCTATGATGCAAGGCTTAGCAATAAAACTCTTTTTGCCTATCTTAGCAGCGGCTTAAATAAAGCGGGAATTAAAGTGTATCATCTAGGTCTTGTGCCTACACCGCTTGGGTATTTTTCTATGTATGAGGGCATGAAATTTGACGCAAACATTATGATTACAGGTTCTCACAATCCAAAAGAATACAACGGCTTTAAGATAAGCATAAACAAAGAAAGTTTTTTTGGCAAGGAGCTTTTGGCCTTTGCTGACGAGGTTTTAGAGAATTTAAATTTGGATATACAAGATGATACAAGCTGCGAAGATTACGATATTTTAAGCGTTTATGTGGATTTTATGTTAAAGCAATTTAAGCATTTAAAAAATTTAGACCTAAAATTTGCTATAGACTGTGCCAATGGTGCTAGTTTTGTCGTGCTTAAGCCTTTAATAGAAGCTTTAAATTTAAAAGCAAAGGTTTTATTTGCCGAGCCTGATGGGAATTTTCCTAATCACGAACCAGACCCAACAGAAAGCAAGAATTTAAAGCCTTTGCAAGAACTTTTGCTTAAAGATAAGGATATGCAAATAGCCTTTGCCTTTGACGGAGATGCCGATAGGATTGTTGTTGTGGGTAAAAATAGAGCCTTTCATGGCGATGAGCTTTGCTATGTTTTTGCTAGTGCGATTGAAAAGCCAAGAATTCTAGCCGATATAAGGTCGTCTAAAAATTTATTTGATGAGGTGTCTAAATTTGGAACAATTTTAATGTCAAAGGCAGGACATTCAAACATCAAGAAAAAAATGAAAGAAGAAAATATCGACCTAGCTGCAGAGGTTAGCGGGCATATCTTTTTTAAACATAGGTATTTTGGTTTTGATGATGGTATTTACGCCTTTTTAAGAGCTTTGGAGCTTTTACAGCAAGGCAAGGATATATCTGCTATGATTGAGGCTTTGCCAAAGCTTTATACCTTAGATGAGATAAAAATAAAAAGCGATGATAATCTTAAATTTGAGTTAATCGAAAAGTTTAAAACTGCCATTAAAAATGGTGCCTTAGATGAGGTAAAGTCCTTGTGTGAGATAGACGGCCTTAGGATTGACTTTGGATGCGGCTGGGCCTTGTTTCGTGCGTCAAATACAAGTCCTTATGTTGTTACTCGTTTTGAGGCTGATAGTAAAGAAAGAGTTGAGGAAATCAAAAATAAAACTATGAAAATATTTGAGGATATAATGAAATAA
- a CDS encoding c-type cytochrome, whose protein sequence is MKKLVVISALACLGVSAFAADGATLYKKCAVCHGPKADKVYLNKVPALNSISKADRLKYMKEYAAGTRNAYGQGALMKINLKGLTEADFKAIDDYIDTLK, encoded by the coding sequence ATGAAAAAGCTAGTAGTTATTTCAGCTTTAGCATGTCTAGGCGTTTCAGCGTTTGCTGCTGATGGTGCTACACTTTACAAAAAATGTGCTGTGTGCCACGGTCCAAAGGCTGACAAGGTATATCTTAACAAAGTTCCAGCTTTAAATAGTATATCAAAAGCTGACAGACTTAAATACATGAAAGAATACGCTGCAGGCACCAGAAATGCTTACGGTCAAGGTGCTTTAATGAAGATCAACCTAAAAGGTCTTACAGAAGCTGATTTTAAAGCAATTGATGATTATATCGATACTTTAAAATAA
- a CDS encoding Cj0814 family flagellar-dependent secreted protein — protein MLNAISNNLNSYSPNLYDKNIQNLNLETTLPLNANLDQTLVKDKSEAVDKILGYGVDKEGYFTSDFNEAAGIPKDFKLNAKEVEKSISLFQKEAPFFKFFSKIDLAQTYANAYNAFFKENKSDDFIVNGDDLIVFASSSMKTFISGESSIYGKLAGLDKNTSGKDIRKIENFMALNPIQDLPNSLPSEGWSINSDFFKISVYVKSSQTYNLGSDITKLAQSLRDEYKDLVNSNISLDEFKEKYLDFKQRHDAFVALYKEAMNGAKINIDKDSNGNLNIKIQKNLDDENKPFSPIQAESKNETYTYDDIAKNFFLSFLENERKKGNDVLELLQNLFRVDKGKVDLKA, from the coding sequence GTGCTTAATGCTATATCTAATAACTTAAATTCATACAGTCCAAATTTATATGACAAAAACATTCAAAATTTAAATTTAGAAACAACTTTACCTTTGAACGCAAATTTAGACCAAACTTTAGTCAAAGATAAAAGCGAAGCAGTGGATAAAATTCTAGGCTATGGTGTAGATAAAGAAGGATATTTTACAAGCGATTTTAATGAAGCAGCAGGAATTCCAAAAGATTTTAAATTAAATGCAAAAGAAGTAGAAAAGTCTATATCTTTATTTCAAAAAGAAGCACCATTTTTTAAATTTTTTAGCAAAATAGACCTAGCACAAACTTATGCTAATGCTTATAATGCTTTTTTTAAAGAAAATAAAAGTGATGATTTTATAGTAAATGGTGATGACTTGATAGTCTTTGCGAGTTCAAGTATGAAAACATTTATCAGTGGAGAAAGTAGTATATATGGTAAATTAGCAGGGCTTGATAAAAATACAAGTGGTAAAGATATAAGAAAAATCGAAAATTTTATGGCTTTAAATCCTATACAAGATCTACCAAACTCGCTTCCTAGTGAGGGATGGAGTATTAATTCTGATTTTTTTAAAATATCTGTCTATGTCAAATCCTCCCAAACCTACAATCTAGGCTCTGATATAACAAAGCTAGCTCAAAGTCTAAGAGATGAATACAAAGACTTAGTAAATTCAAATATAAGCTTAGATGAATTTAAAGAAAAATATCTTGATTTTAAACAAAGACACGATGCTTTTGTAGCTCTTTACAAAGAAGCTATGAATGGAGCTAAGATAAATATAGATAAAGATAGTAATGGAAATTTAAATATAAAAATTCAAAAAAATTTAGATGATGAAAATAAACCTTTCTCCCCCATACAAGCTGAAAGTAAAAATGAAACTTATACTTATGATGATATAGCTAAGAATTTCTTTTTATCTTTTTTAGAAAATGAAAGAAAAAAAGGAAATGATGTATTAGAATTATTGCAGAATTTATTTAGGGTGGATAAAGGCAAAGTTGATTTAAAGGCTTAG